The Calypte anna isolate BGI_N300 chromosome 9, bCalAnn1_v1.p, whole genome shotgun sequence sequence accccttgtcctatcactggtcactactgagaagagcctaactccatctccctgacactcaccccttacatatttgaaaacattgatgaggtcacccctcagtctccttttctccaaactaaagagacccagctccctcagcctttcctcataagggagatgttccactcccttaatcatcttagtagctctgcactggactctttcaagcacttccctgtccttcttgaactgaggggcccagaactggacacaatactccaggtgcggcctcaccaatgcagaatagagggggaggagaacctctcttgacctactaaccacaccctttctaatgcaccccaggatgccattggccttcttggccacaagggcacattgctggctcatggtcatcttcttgtcaaccaggacccccaggtctctttcacctacactgctccccagcaggtcagcccccaacctatactgggacattgtgttgttcttccccaaatgcaagactctacacttccccttgttgaatttcatcatgtttctccctgcccaactctccagcctgtctaagtctctctgaatggcagcacagccctctggtgtgtcagccactcctcccagcttagtgtcatcagcaaacttgctgagggtacattctataccctcatccaagtcattgatgaagatattaaacaacaccggtcccagtaccgacccctgagggactccactagtcacacacctccaaccagattctgccccattgactacaactctctgactccttcctctcaaccagttcctgatccacctcactacctgatcaccaaacccataattgatcaacttatctacaaggatgctgtgagagacggtgtcaaatgctttactgaaatcaagataaaccacatctactgctcttccatcatctatccacctagtaatttcctcatagaaggctatgaggttagtcaaacatgatttacccttgataaaaccatgctgactgctcttgatgactcccatgtccttgatatgcctggagatagtgacaagaacaagttgttccatcacctttccagggatggaggtgaggctgaccggtctatagttacccgggtcctccttcttgccctttttgtagactggagtgacatttgctatcctccaggcctcaggcacctctcctgttacccatgacttactgaagatgatggagagtggcctagcaatgacctccgccagctccctcagcacccttggatgcattccatctggacccatcgacttatggatgtccagattactcagctgatcccttACCCAAacctcatctactatgtctaactcctcatctatctcgactacttctggggctaaatgaatctggggctcatgcagaaaccccgcaggagtaaagacagaggcaaagaaggcattcagcacctctgccttctttatatcctctgtcaccagggctcccagctcattccttagtgggccaatattgcctctagtgttagttttgttagctatgtatttgaaaaagccctttctattatccttaacctgacttgcaaggttaagttccaaggaggccttagctttcctaattgcctccctacatcctctgacaacagtcctatattcctcccaagtgaccagcccccccttccatgatctgtagattttccttttccacttaagttttcccagcagttccttttttaaccatgctggtctcctagctcccttactagatttcctaaccatagggacgctctgatcctgtgcttgcaaatagtggtccttgaatattgaccagctatcttgagcccctttatcttctaacaccctgtcccatgggatttctcttaacagttgattgaggaggccaacTACTCACTGAGTAACCAAGCACAGCACCTCTTCATAAACTCTACCACTTAAAGAGTGCAGCATTAGGAACTGGATACCCTTAACCACTGCCTAATGCAGTGGAGACCTGGAGCTAGTGGCAACACAGACAAGGTTGTAGCTCAAAATCAAAGGTCAGCATTAGGAGGCCTAGGCTGAGAACCCTGTATTTTCCTCAGCCTTTAAGAGGATGCTCCTCTCAACTATGCACAGAAAAATGTACTGTGAGATGAGGAAGTCAGGGTACTGACActgatgggaagcagaggatgCAACAGGAAGTGAAATTCCATAGAGATTAtaatgaagaattattttaccACAACACTAGTATGATAAAAGAGGATGTCTCCATCCTTAGAGATGAAATAATATCACAGAACAAGTGCACAAGCTGATCTAGATGGACCTGCTTTGAAGATACAGCAGTCTCTGCTCCTCCAAAAAATTTAATGATTCTGGCAAACACATCTCCTGCAACTTTCTGCAATGCAGCTGTGTTCTGTCCCCCTCCACAAGGAGAGCTTCATCAAGAAAACATAAAGCTGCTCAGTTCACATACCTGCTGACATTGCCATAGTAGTCCCAGCCACCATGCCCATGGTCACACCATTTCCTCTGGGTGGTGGAATTGGAGCAGGATACATAGTTGCTGGCATCCCATTAGGCTGCACAACTGTGGTGTGGTGAATTACGTGGGGTGGTGCTGCATATAAAGGCTGTGTGTAGTAAGTGCCTTGCTGttagagaaaaaggaaatggagtCATTAGTCTGTCTGCTGGGAAGATAAGAGATTCAGGAAAGATGTCTTCATTTATTGTAAAAGTGTTGTTCTAAAGATGCAATGTATTTACAGAGCTGAAGcccaaaacattaatttcaacTATTCCAACTGGGTCCCACTagcaaactttttaaaatttagctCCTGTGTAAGACATTTAGGGTAACAGGGAGCTTTGTACAACTCCAAAGATGATTGTGCCTTCAACAGTAAGGGGCTCATTTGTCAGtcatttcctttgtttctgaTCTTTTCATGTATTAATCCATGACAGAACTTCTCACTTCACAGTTTTTTGTTCAGCTGCAAGGCTCTTTGATAAATCCAAATACATCAAGCAGATCAGATAAACCTTGTTATGTACTCATTAATTCCCTTCAACTACTGCCTACATGCCAGGCAGGTTTCCTCAATGCAAAAAGAGGCTGAAACTTCTCCAAGATGATGTTTACTGGCGTGGCTTAATTCTATCATTTCTGATAGTTTTCTGATAGCGCTGAGACATGGTAACTCCCTGAATCACAACAGAGGCTTCcttaaataaaacacaagttTGTCAGTTCTGGACAATATTAAATGAGGTTGCAGCATCCAGCACCCATTTTTGGACCATTTTTAGTGTTTCTTCAAAGATTGAACACATTATCATTAAGGCCATGAGAGACAAAAGGTAAATGCATACTCTGTGCCAAACACTGCTTGAGGGATTCTTATTATAGGGAGCTAAAAACTCTCTCTCCAATCCAtgagaaaacaaatgttaaaGTCAGGAGTTGAAGCAGACATTACAAAGCAAGCAACACACTGTCCCAAAgctttttcagttctgttcatTTACCTGTGCATATGGATTCTGCTGTGGGTAGGCACTTCGGACTGGGTACACAGCAGTCTGGTAGGGATTTGGTGATGAAGAATATGGTGGCACTGCACCACTAGTGGGTGAGCAAGATACTTTGTATGGGGTGCCTGGTGTATAACCTGAAACAGAGTtaaatctgcattaaaaaacatgacaaaacaAGTGTCAGTACACTGCTTTCTAAAGTAACTGGTGACAATTTCCTGTATTTCCGAATTCCTTCATCTTCCTGGGAGTACCCAGCAGGATACTCTCAATATCCAAGCACAAGTTCTGCCACTGCCATCATACTGGGAACAGTTTGACTTCTCTGTGTCAAGTAAGCATGAAAAGTTAACTGGGTTTgcacaattttcttttcaaatctaTGGttatagcattaaaaaaaaaaaaaaaagtgtatctGGATTCTTGTAGTGATCTCACTAAATGCTTGGATTACACTCCTGGCTTCATGGCCTGAGTGGGAACACAAAAACCTCAGCAGCAGAAGTAGCCACCAATAATACATAGTAAAAAACCAACATGTCCCATTCTGGAGAGAGCATCACAGCCCTAGCTAGGGCTACAGTGAAAAGTTCTTGGGTCTTATGCAGGTCCAGCACAGTAGAAGACAGAACATCCCAGGATacaatttttaataaagttgGAATTGTACACAGcacagggaagaagaaacacttggtatttattaaaaaacaaaaaaccaaaccaaaaaagccaagACTACCACAACAGAGATCAGGCTGACTTTAAAAACTGTCTGACTTCCACCCTTCAAACTGCAAATTGCTATGAAGAAATGGGTctactactttaaaaaaaaaaaacaaaaaaaccaagcattTATCACTTAGAGACACTAAAGAAATTACCACAGCACTTAGCCTGAAGTTCTCTTTTCAGAGATCCTAAGTGTTTGACTTAGAGAGCTCACTGAGGAAATAACAGCTCTATCTTGAAGTTCAGTGAGGCTTTGTTGTAGCTGAGGTTTTTCACACAAAAAGATCCTCTCATTCTAAAACCCCTCTGATACAGCTGCACAGGCAATTTACTTTCTGCTCCTGCAAAGTGTTACATCTGTGTAAGAGGTATTCTGCCTTCCcatttggtttttcttctcccttaaAGGGAACAATGATCTTAAAAGTAAACCACATGGTTACTCAAATACAGCTGTGTAACACAGTTTTACAAAAGCTTTGATTCTGCAAGGTACTAGTTAGAATTCTACAAATCAGTAGTCAAAaaagttcaaaatatttttaaatcctagCTGGACAAAGTACTTCAAAGGTGTTACCTGCCTGAAGTACAAGATTTGGGCATTTTGAACTTAAGTTCAAATTTTCAAGTTCAAATTTAAGTTCAAATTTTTCAAGTTTAGCTTGAAAAATGGCTAAAAATGAAAGCTATTCTcagctctgaaataaaagctgattttttcttCAATAGGCAATAAACACTCTAATTGTACTAGCTTTCAAAAAGTTAAGGACATTCAGAGATGTTATATGACTACTTCCATACACCTTTATTCCTTTTccacacaaaactgaaaaaattattatgcTATATAACAAAATCAGAGCATGACCAACCAATGCAAACTAATCTGACAGCACAACTCAGTCTAACAAGTCAAGAATCTTTGCCAGAAACTACAACCTTCTATTACACCATAActgacacagaagaaaaagcccaATAACAGGCTAAAAAGAGCTGGTCTAGTGATTTGGTAAACTCATTAGATGGAGTTTATCTTGATCTTCCTGCAGCAGAATTTGCAAACTGCAGCCAGCAATAAGACTGGATTTACCTTTCAGTTATCTCAGAGCAAAAATGACAGCTGCTTCTCAGCACAGCTACAGAAATCCTGATAGTGTATACAGCACAGAACCTGAATGGTTCCATTCAACCCTGAAACTCAATGGTTTATTAGCaatataaactgaaaataaaagccaagagAGAGCTTTGATTCCCATGCTAAGACTTAGGCCCCTGCTGGGAACTGCTCTCCCTTGAAGACTCCCAAACAAGAACTCCAGTGCCAATGCAAGCTGGTACACCCTGGGTACAACATTTGCACAGAGACAATACCCTACGCAATGGATagattaacaaaaaaaaccaacactaaAACAACCTTTAAATTACTGAAACTTATAGTATTCATCATATTCCCTGTCTACAACTGAAGACCAAAGGCAAGCAAGATCAGTACTGCACTGACTGCCTCTGAGCAGCAAACTGAGCAGAGATGCAGCTTGTACCCACCAGAACACTTCACCATTCCAAGGAAAGCTACACAGATGTAAAGGTTCTGCAGGTAAACAC is a genomic window containing:
- the FAM168B gene encoding myelin-associated neurite-outgrowth inhibitor, which encodes MNPVYSPGSSGVPYANAKGIGYPAGFPMGYAAAAPAYSPNMYPGANPTFQTGYTPGTPYKVSCSPTSGAVPPYSSSPNPYQTAVYPVRSAYPQQNPYAQQGTYYTQPLYAAPPHVIHHTTVVQPNGMPATMYPAPIPPPRGNGVTMGMVAGTTMAMSAGTLLTTHSPTPVAPHPVTMPTYRAPGTPTYSYVPPQW